A window of the Bacteroidota bacterium genome harbors these coding sequences:
- the metG gene encoding methionine--tRNA ligase, translated as MADRILITAALPYANGPLHIGHLAGAYLPADMFARYQRRRGREVLFICGSDEHGVPITLRADREGVSPREVIDRYHVLIRDTFAAFGIAFDHYSRTSSALHHRVAQEFFLTLHRKGVLRQKTEAQLYDEQKGMFLPDRYVVGTCPVCGFEQAYGDQCERCGSTLSPLELRNPRSMLTGSTPVLRQTTHWYFPLSRYQEALEKWLASKTYWKPNVLGQCRSWLEAGLQDRAVTRDLSWGVPVPLPDHQGKVLYVWFEAPIGYISATQEWAQRIGDPDRWRRYWMDPQTRLVHFIGKDNIVFHCLIFPAMLMAHGGYVLPDNVPANEFLNLEGQKISTSRNWAVWLHEYLEEFEPDLLRYVLAATMPETKDADFSWREFQARVNGELADVLGNFIHRTLTFAARFFEGRVPELREPSPRDTAMLLSLLEYPERIGALYESFRFREAVFETLALARMGNKYFNDTTPWATHTTDPQACANTIFVSLQVCAALAVLLEPVLPFTAERMRRILRLDSGALRWEAASRPLLEPGHRLGEPEVLFRKISDADIERQLARLHAMQQTRQADTGSASPAQLVPLKSEPISYEEFSRLDLRVGTVLEAERVPKADRLLRLVVDLGLERRQVIAGIAEQYDPEALIGRKVIVVANLAPRKLRGLESQGMILVAENADGRLELLTTEAENGAVVR; from the coding sequence ATGGCTGATCGCATCCTGATCACCGCTGCCCTTCCGTACGCGAACGGCCCCCTGCATATTGGGCATCTAGCGGGCGCCTATCTGCCGGCCGACATGTTTGCGCGCTACCAGCGCCGGCGGGGCCGCGAGGTGCTCTTCATATGCGGCTCCGACGAACACGGGGTGCCCATCACGCTCAGAGCCGATCGCGAGGGGGTCTCGCCCCGCGAAGTGATCGACCGATATCATGTGCTCATCCGCGATACGTTTGCGGCCTTCGGCATCGCCTTCGATCACTACAGCCGCACCTCCTCGGCCCTGCACCATCGCGTTGCGCAGGAGTTTTTCCTAACCCTACACCGAAAGGGGGTATTGCGGCAAAAGACCGAAGCACAGCTTTACGACGAGCAGAAGGGCATGTTCCTGCCCGACCGCTACGTGGTGGGCACCTGCCCAGTCTGCGGCTTTGAGCAGGCCTACGGAGACCAGTGCGAGCGTTGCGGCTCGACGTTGAGTCCGCTTGAGCTGCGCAACCCGCGCAGCATGCTGACGGGCTCCACCCCCGTGTTGCGCCAGACCACGCACTGGTACTTCCCGTTGAGCCGATATCAGGAGGCGCTCGAAAAGTGGCTGGCCAGCAAAACCTACTGGAAGCCCAACGTATTGGGGCAGTGCCGATCCTGGCTGGAGGCGGGGCTACAGGACCGGGCCGTCACACGCGATCTCAGCTGGGGAGTGCCCGTGCCCCTGCCGGATCACCAGGGCAAGGTGCTCTACGTCTGGTTTGAGGCCCCGATCGGGTACATCTCCGCCACACAGGAGTGGGCTCAGCGCATTGGGGACCCGGACCGGTGGCGGCGCTACTGGATGGACCCCCAGACGCGACTGGTGCACTTCATCGGAAAGGACAACATCGTCTTCCACTGCCTTATTTTCCCCGCCATGCTCATGGCCCACGGGGGCTATGTGCTGCCGGACAACGTGCCGGCCAACGAGTTTCTCAACCTCGAGGGCCAAAAGATCTCCACCAGCCGCAACTGGGCCGTTTGGCTGCACGAGTACCTAGAGGAGTTCGAGCCAGACCTGCTGCGCTACGTGCTGGCCGCGACGATGCCCGAGACCAAGGATGCGGACTTTTCCTGGCGCGAATTTCAAGCCCGCGTAAACGGCGAACTGGCGGACGTGCTGGGCAACTTCATTCATCGCACGCTCACGTTCGCGGCCCGTTTCTTCGAGGGCCGGGTTCCGGAGCTGCGCGAGCCGAGCCCCCGGGATACGGCCATGTTGCTGAGCCTACTGGAATATCCGGAGCGGATCGGAGCGCTGTATGAGTCGTTTCGCTTCCGGGAGGCGGTCTTCGAGACGCTCGCCCTGGCCCGCATGGGCAACAAATACTTCAACGACACCACCCCGTGGGCCACGCACACGACCGATCCACAGGCCTGCGCCAACACGATCTTCGTAAGCCTGCAGGTGTGCGCGGCTCTGGCCGTGCTCCTGGAGCCCGTGCTGCCGTTTACCGCCGAGCGCATGCGGCGCATTCTGCGCCTAGATTCAGGGGCGTTGCGCTGGGAGGCCGCCTCGCGGCCCCTGCTGGAGCCTGGCCACAGGCTGGGCGAGCCCGAGGTACTGTTTCGCAAAATCTCCGATGCGGACATCGAACGCCAACTTGCCCGCCTACACGCTATGCAGCAGACCAGACAAGCCGACACCGGATCGGCCTCACCGGCCCAGCTTGTACCCCTAAAATCGGAGCCGATCAGCTACGAGGAGTTCTCGCGCCTGGATCTGCGCGTGGGCACGGTGCTGGAGGCCGAACGCGTGCCCAAAGCGGATAGGCTCTTGCGTCTTGTGGTGGACCTAGGCCTGGAGCGGCGTCAGGTGATCGCCGGGATCGCCGAACAATACGACCCGGAGGCGCTCATCGGCCGCAAGGTGATCGTGGTGGCCAACCTAGCCCCCCGCAAGCTGCGCGGCTTGGAATCACAGGGCATGATCCTCGTGGCCGAAAACGCCGACGGCAGGCTGGAGCTGCTGACCACGGAGGCGGAAAACGGAGCAGTGGTGCGCTGA
- a CDS encoding class I fructose-bisphosphate aldolase gives MSTLEVRTDTLDGIVQLLGDQAEYLLGHVCQTVPKEMLHLPGPDFVDRVWANSDRNNRVLRSLQALFGHGRLAGTGYLSILPVDQGVEHSGGASFAPNPLYFDPENIIRLALEGGCNAVASTFGVLGAVARQYAHKIPFIVKINHNELLTYPNKYDQILFGTVEQAYEMGAVAVGATVYFGSEESSRQIQEIAEVFAYAHELGMATVLWCYLRNAAFKKDGIDYHTAADLTGQANHLGATLQADIIKQKLPTTNGGYTALNFGRTHKKVYEALTSEHPIDLCRYQVVNNYMGRVGLINSGGESKGASDLAEAVWTAVVNKRAGGMGLISGRKAFQRPMEEGIRLLHAIQDVYLNPEITVA, from the coding sequence ATGTCGACGCTTGAAGTGCGCACCGACACGCTAGACGGCATCGTCCAGCTGCTGGGCGATCAGGCTGAGTATTTGCTAGGGCATGTCTGTCAGACGGTTCCCAAGGAGATGCTGCATCTGCCCGGACCGGACTTCGTGGATCGGGTTTGGGCCAACTCGGATCGCAACAACCGCGTCCTGCGCAGCCTGCAGGCGCTTTTCGGGCATGGCAGGCTAGCGGGCACCGGATATCTGTCGATTTTGCCTGTAGACCAAGGGGTAGAGCATTCCGGCGGCGCCTCTTTTGCCCCCAATCCCCTGTACTTTGACCCCGAGAACATCATACGCCTGGCCCTTGAGGGCGGCTGCAACGCGGTGGCCTCCACTTTTGGGGTGCTCGGCGCCGTGGCGCGCCAATACGCGCACAAGATCCCCTTTATCGTGAAGATCAATCACAACGAGCTGCTTACCTATCCCAACAAGTACGATCAGATCCTCTTTGGCACGGTCGAGCAGGCCTATGAAATGGGCGCTGTGGCCGTGGGGGCGACCGTTTACTTCGGCTCCGAGGAATCAAGCCGCCAGATTCAAGAGATCGCGGAGGTCTTCGCCTACGCGCACGAGCTCGGCATGGCCACGGTTTTGTGGTGCTATCTGCGCAATGCGGCCTTCAAAAAAGACGGGATCGACTATCACACGGCGGCCGATCTGACCGGACAGGCCAATCACCTGGGCGCCACGCTGCAGGCGGATATCATCAAGCAAAAGCTGCCCACGACCAACGGCGGCTATACGGCACTCAACTTCGGCCGCACGCACAAAAAAGTCTACGAGGCGCTCACCTCTGAGCACCCAATCGACCTGTGCCGCTATCAGGTGGTGAACAATTACATGGGCCGCGTGGGGCTTATCAACTCCGGCGGGGAATCCAAGGGGGCAAGCGATCTAGCGGAGGCGGTTTGGACGGCCGTCGTCAACAAGCGCGCTGGCGGCATGGGCTTGATCTCGGGCCGCAAGGCCTTCCAACGCCCCATGGAGGAGGGCATCCGGCTTCTGCACGCGATCCAGGACGTGTACCTGAATCCCGAAATCACCGTGGCCTAG
- the rfbB gene encoding dTDP-glucose 4,6-dehydratase, producing MRRILVTGGAGFIGSNLLLELVPRYPDYLFVNLDKLTYAGNLENLRPIESAPNYVFVRGDVADAELIDRLFRDFGLTGVIHLAAESHVDRSILEPDAFLHTNVLGTLTLLKVAQRHWEGRSENEVRFYHISTDEVYGSLGPTGYFTEESPYRPTSPYAASKAASDHLVRAWHHTYGLPVVISNCSNNFGPYQFPEKLIPLMIRNLIRLEPLPIYGSGENVRDWIYVRDHVAAIELIYHAGRVGQTYNVGARNEWRNRDLVELLCDLLDAELGRPPGMGRSLIRFVPDRPGHDRRYAIDPSKLERELGWRPRYAFAEALRETIRWYLANQDWLERVTSGAYREYYARQYAQRIAEGRAYGA from the coding sequence ATGCGACGTATTCTCGTTACCGGTGGTGCGGGCTTTATCGGCTCCAACCTTTTGCTTGAGCTCGTACCCCGGTATCCGGATTATCTGTTTGTGAACCTCGACAAGCTCACCTACGCAGGCAACCTGGAGAACCTGCGCCCCATAGAATCAGCCCCCAACTACGTCTTCGTCCGAGGCGACGTGGCGGATGCTGAGCTCATCGATCGGCTTTTCCGGGACTTCGGCCTAACCGGCGTCATCCATCTGGCGGCCGAATCGCACGTAGATCGTTCGATTTTAGAGCCCGACGCCTTTTTGCACACGAACGTTCTGGGCACGCTCACGCTCCTCAAGGTGGCCCAGCGGCATTGGGAAGGGCGCTCCGAGAACGAAGTGCGCTTCTATCACATCTCAACCGATGAGGTCTATGGCTCCCTGGGGCCGACAGGCTATTTTACCGAGGAAAGCCCCTACCGGCCTACGAGCCCCTATGCGGCCTCCAAGGCCGCTAGCGACCATCTGGTGCGGGCTTGGCATCATACGTACGGGCTTCCGGTGGTGATCTCGAACTGCTCCAACAACTTCGGTCCGTACCAGTTTCCGGAGAAGCTCATTCCGCTTATGATCCGTAACTTGATCCGGCTTGAGCCCCTGCCCATCTACGGAAGCGGCGAAAACGTGCGGGATTGGATCTACGTGCGCGACCACGTAGCGGCCATCGAGCTGATCTACCACGCCGGCCGCGTGGGGCAAACCTACAACGTGGGGGCGCGCAACGAGTGGCGCAATCGCGACCTTGTGGAGCTGCTCTGCGATTTGCTCGATGCGGAACTGGGCCGTCCGCCGGGTATGGGCCGCTCTCTGATTCGCTTTGTGCCCGATCGGCCCGGGCATGATCGGCGTTACGCAATCGATCCGAGCAAGCTGGAGCGGGAGCTGGGCTGGCGGCCGCGTTATGCGTTTGCGGAGGCGCTTCGGGAGACTATCCGTTGGTATCTGGCCAACCAGGATTGGCTAGAGCGCGTAACCAGCGGAGCCTACCGCGAATACTACGCGCGTCAATACGCCCAACGCATCGCCGAGGGAAGAGCCTATGGAGCTTAA
- a CDS encoding serine/threonine protein phosphatase, whose product MNKYFVIGDVHGCLRTLKALLDRAQPEPDRVLVFLGDYIDRGPDPAGVLEFLADLERQRPDLVLLRGNHEQLMLEYWQDGDPVLWGLNGAESTWRSYQARYGRLYFPEAHIDLVGRTRLYYDTAEYFFVHGGLRPERSIAWHLENPDPELWLWSREHLKVPHEALVWEKPVVFGHTPLPEPLLEERRIGLDTGCVYAAVPGLGRLTGLYLPERRLVQVPYQG is encoded by the coding sequence ATGAATAAATACTTCGTCATTGGCGACGTGCATGGTTGCCTGCGGACGCTCAAAGCCCTCTTAGATCGGGCCCAGCCGGAGCCGGATCGCGTGCTGGTCTTTCTGGGGGATTACATCGACCGTGGCCCCGATCCGGCCGGTGTGTTGGAGTTTCTCGCGGACTTAGAGCGTCAGCGGCCGGATCTAGTGCTCTTAAGGGGCAACCACGAACAACTCATGCTCGAGTACTGGCAAGACGGCGATCCGGTGCTGTGGGGGCTCAACGGCGCGGAGTCCACCTGGCGCTCCTATCAAGCCCGCTACGGCCGACTGTACTTCCCCGAGGCTCATATCGATCTGGTGGGCCGCACGCGACTGTACTACGATACGGCCGAGTACTTTTTTGTCCATGGGGGCCTGCGTCCAGAGCGATCCATCGCATGGCATCTGGAAAACCCCGATCCGGAGCTCTGGCTGTGGTCGCGAGAGCATCTAAAGGTCCCCCATGAGGCGCTGGTCTGGGAAAAGCCGGTTGTATTCGGGCACACACCGCTTCCGGAGCCCTTATTAGAGGAGCGGCGCATCGGTCTCGATACGGGCTGCGTGTACGCGGCCGTGCCCGGACTGGGTCGGCTTACGGGCTTGTATCTGCCCGAGCGGCGCCTGGTGCAGGTGCCCTATCAGGGCTGA
- a CDS encoding BtpA/SgcQ family protein: protein MLGLERPVFGMVHLKPLPGSPRYGGSVAAILEAALQDAEALITGGVDGLMVENFGDIPFLKSQIPPEALAVMREVLRALRERFSCPIGVNVLRNDALAALELATACGAQFIRVNVYVGARLTDQGLIEGCAAHVQRRKAELGSPVQIFADVNVKHSVPIGPYGVEQEAQDAAERGLADALLVTGTATGQAAELAELRRVRESTSRPVLVGSGLSPENLPHFFPQADGFIVGTCFKRGRRPEAPVEVERVAHFMEVIARLRRLYAQP from the coding sequence GTGCTGGGGCTGGAGCGCCCGGTCTTCGGCATGGTGCACCTGAAACCGCTTCCCGGAAGCCCCCGCTACGGAGGGTCCGTGGCGGCCATCCTGGAGGCCGCGCTGCAAGACGCCGAGGCGCTCATCACAGGCGGCGTCGACGGGCTAATGGTCGAGAACTTCGGCGATATCCCCTTTCTCAAGTCCCAGATTCCGCCCGAGGCGCTTGCCGTGATGCGGGAGGTGCTGCGCGCCTTAAGGGAACGCTTTTCCTGCCCGATTGGGGTGAACGTGCTGCGCAACGACGCGCTGGCCGCCTTGGAGCTGGCCACCGCCTGCGGAGCGCAGTTTATTCGGGTCAACGTCTACGTGGGCGCCCGCCTGACCGATCAGGGCCTGATCGAGGGGTGCGCGGCCCATGTGCAACGCCGCAAAGCCGAACTGGGCAGCCCGGTGCAGATCTTCGCGGACGTGAACGTAAAACACTCCGTTCCCATCGGCCCCTATGGCGTCGAGCAAGAAGCCCAAGACGCGGCCGAACGCGGGCTGGCCGACGCTTTGTTGGTTACGGGCACGGCTACGGGACAAGCGGCGGAGCTAGCCGAACTGCGACGCGTACGAGAATCCACATCCCGGCCTGTGCTCGTCGGCAGCGGCCTTAGCCCTGAGAACTTGCCGCACTTCTTCCCCCAAGCCGACGGCTTTATTGTGGGCACCTGCTTTAAGCGTGGCCGACGTCCGGAGGCCCCCGTCGAGGTGGAGCGGGTGGCGCACTTTATGGAGGTGATTGCTCGTCTGCGACGGCTGTACGCTCAGCCCTGA
- the nusB gene encoding transcription antitermination factor NusB, with amino-acid sequence MPELLDRHALRELVLQALYAYEVGRQDPVYVYQDLIASRLQHDPIGLEFAQRLYRRVLEHLEVLDRYISRHATNWDLERIAVIDRVALRMAIAELLYFEDIPPKVSLDEAIELVKRFSTEESHRFVNGVLDSILEELRTTGQLRKTGRGLIETSPE; translated from the coding sequence ATGCCAGAACTCTTAGATCGTCACGCGTTGCGGGAACTCGTCCTACAGGCGCTATACGCCTACGAGGTGGGTCGCCAGGATCCCGTCTACGTTTACCAAGACCTCATCGCCTCCCGTCTTCAGCATGATCCGATAGGGCTCGAGTTTGCCCAGAGGCTTTATCGGCGCGTTCTTGAGCACCTGGAGGTGCTGGACCGCTACATCAGCCGGCATGCGACGAACTGGGATTTGGAGCGCATCGCCGTCATCGACCGCGTTGCGTTGCGTATGGCGATCGCGGAGTTGCTCTATTTCGAGGATATTCCCCCCAAGGTCTCCCTGGACGAGGCTATCGAGCTAGTCAAGCGCTTCAGTACGGAGGAAAGCCACCGATTCGTTAATGGTGTCCTGGATAGCATTCTGGAGGAGTTGCGCACCACGGGCCAGCTGCGCAAAACGGGTCGGGGGCTTATTGAGACCTCTCCGGAATGA
- the fusA gene encoding elongation factor G — protein MPVYDPQRVRNLVLVGHAGSGKTTLAEAMLFACGAIARMGSVPEGNTTADFDEAEVQRKFSIFTSMLHAERGGYKLNLLDTPGYPDFLGEQLGALRVADTALLVINAVEGLEVGAENVWRELERQQKPVVIVLNQLDKEHARFEQTVSMLRQRLGRAVTAMQFPVQEGPGFRQIVDVLRMKLLVFEPGKPDPVRVEPIPQALAERAEALHRELVENVAEHDDALLERYFEKGELTFEELSAGMRHELLERSLFPVFCTAASSAIGVGPLVEFLQQVAPSPQEVPPPLLEQGRRLVADPSGPVVLYVFKSMIEPKMGEYAFFRVYSGTVEPGMDLVNHQNGAVERLGALYVMNGRRREEVPRLLVGDLGAVVKLKNTRTGHTLRDKTVDWGIPPTPLPEPRITVAIRSRGKGDEEKMAQALHQLHEEDPTLIFRHDHELRQLLLEGQGEMQLIVAQDRLRARFGLEVELVKPRVPYRETIRKSVRTQYRHKKQTGGAGQFAEVHFLIDPYQEGAPYPPDITVREEQLLELKWGGKLLFTNAIVGGAIDAKFMPAILKGIMEIMERGPLTGYPVVDVRVAVHGGLMHPVDSNEAAFKTAARMAFKQGFLEAQPILLEPIYDVEVWTPEAYMGDVIGDLSTRRGKILGMEPDGHLQRVRAKVPLAELYKYASALRSLTQGRGVHRAALSHYEPVPRELQEKLIAEAREEMVLEDA, from the coding sequence ATGCCGGTCTACGATCCCCAGCGGGTGCGCAACCTCGTATTGGTGGGCCATGCGGGTTCGGGCAAAACCACGCTGGCCGAGGCCATGCTATTCGCCTGCGGCGCTATCGCCCGGATGGGTAGCGTGCCAGAGGGCAACACGACGGCGGACTTCGATGAGGCCGAGGTGCAGCGCAAGTTCTCGATCTTCACCTCGATGCTGCATGCGGAGCGAGGTGGGTACAAGCTCAACCTGCTTGACACCCCTGGGTATCCGGATTTCTTGGGCGAGCAACTGGGGGCGCTCAGGGTAGCCGACACGGCGCTGCTTGTCATCAACGCGGTCGAGGGGCTGGAGGTGGGCGCCGAGAACGTTTGGCGTGAGCTGGAACGTCAGCAGAAGCCTGTGGTGATTGTCCTCAACCAACTGGACAAGGAGCATGCGCGCTTTGAGCAAACTGTATCGATGCTTCGCCAGCGCCTAGGGCGGGCGGTAACGGCGATGCAGTTCCCCGTACAAGAGGGGCCGGGTTTTCGGCAAATCGTCGATGTGCTGCGCATGAAGTTGCTTGTGTTCGAGCCCGGAAAGCCCGATCCGGTTCGGGTGGAGCCGATCCCTCAGGCGCTAGCCGAGCGGGCCGAGGCGTTGCACAGGGAGCTCGTAGAGAACGTGGCCGAACACGACGATGCGCTTCTGGAGCGCTACTTCGAGAAGGGTGAGCTCACGTTCGAAGAGCTGAGCGCGGGCATGCGCCATGAGCTGCTGGAGCGCTCTCTGTTTCCTGTTTTCTGCACTGCCGCCTCCAGCGCGATCGGCGTGGGGCCGCTGGTGGAGTTTTTGCAACAAGTGGCCCCCTCGCCCCAGGAGGTGCCCCCTCCGCTTTTGGAGCAGGGCCGGAGGCTGGTTGCGGATCCGTCGGGGCCGGTTGTGCTGTATGTCTTCAAGTCCATGATCGAGCCCAAGATGGGCGAGTACGCCTTTTTCCGCGTCTACTCGGGCACGGTGGAGCCCGGCATGGATCTGGTCAACCATCAGAACGGGGCCGTGGAGCGCTTGGGCGCTCTGTACGTTATGAACGGCCGGCGCCGCGAGGAGGTCCCCCGCCTGCTTGTGGGCGATCTCGGGGCCGTGGTCAAGCTCAAGAATACGCGCACCGGCCATACGCTCCGTGACAAGACCGTCGACTGGGGCATCCCGCCCACTCCCTTGCCGGAGCCGCGCATTACAGTGGCCATTCGCAGCCGGGGCAAAGGCGATGAGGAGAAGATGGCCCAAGCCCTGCACCAGCTGCACGAAGAAGACCCCACGCTGATTTTTCGGCATGATCACGAGCTCCGGCAGCTGCTCCTGGAAGGTCAAGGGGAGATGCAGCTTATTGTGGCGCAGGACCGGCTGCGCGCGCGCTTTGGTCTAGAGGTGGAGCTCGTAAAGCCCCGCGTGCCGTATCGGGAGACGATCCGCAAGTCCGTGCGCACGCAGTACCGGCACAAGAAGCAGACCGGCGGCGCCGGGCAGTTCGCCGAGGTGCATTTCCTGATCGACCCCTACCAGGAGGGCGCCCCCTATCCGCCGGACATTACGGTGCGCGAAGAGCAGCTACTGGAGCTCAAGTGGGGGGGCAAGTTGCTTTTCACGAACGCCATCGTGGGTGGCGCCATCGACGCCAAGTTTATGCCCGCTATTCTGAAGGGCATCATGGAGATCATGGAGCGCGGGCCGCTGACCGGCTATCCCGTCGTAGATGTGCGCGTAGCCGTACACGGCGGGCTCATGCATCCGGTCGACTCTAACGAGGCCGCCTTTAAGACCGCCGCACGCATGGCCTTCAAGCAGGGCTTTCTGGAGGCGCAGCCGATTCTGCTGGAGCCCATCTACGATGTGGAGGTGTGGACGCCGGAGGCCTATATGGGCGACGTAATCGGGGACTTGTCCACGCGTAGGGGCAAGATTCTGGGCATGGAGCCCGATGGGCATCTGCAGCGCGTTCGGGCCAAGGTGCCACTGGCCGAGCTGTACAAGTACGCCAGCGCCCTGCGCTCCCTCACGCAGGGCCGAGGCGTGCATCGGGCGGCTTTAAGCCATTACGAACCCGTGCCCCGAGAGCTACAGGAAAAGCTCATCGCCGAGGCCCGCGAAGAGATGGTGCTCGAGGACGCTTAG
- a CDS encoding NAD(P)-binding domain-containing protein: MTLFNLIEAQEHEQVVFCSAPEVGLRAIIAIHNTTLGPALGGTRMWTYASDLDALRDVLRLSRAMTYKAAVAGLNLGGGKAVIIGNPKTDKSEALFRAYGRFIEGLGGRYITAEDVGTSVQDMEYVRMETRYVTGISRALGGSGDPSPVTALGVYVGMKACVKEVFGTDSLAGRSVAVQGLGHVGLHLCRHLAKEGAKLYVTDLYEERIQELLKEIKAEAVPPEAIYDVPADIFSPCALGGVVNSETIPRFRFTIIAGAANNQLADEDLHGRMLMERRILYAPDYVINAGGLINVANELEGYNRERALEQARGIYDIVRQVIELAKRERIATHEAANRLAEERLRRVGAIKHLYTGQGDFGSRPGPWRRCCR, encoded by the coding sequence TTGACCCTCTTTAACCTCATAGAAGCCCAGGAGCACGAGCAGGTCGTCTTTTGCTCCGCTCCCGAGGTCGGGCTTCGGGCCATCATCGCCATCCACAACACCACCTTGGGACCCGCCTTAGGGGGCACCCGGATGTGGACCTACGCCTCGGACCTGGACGCGCTGCGGGACGTGCTGCGTCTTTCGCGTGCCATGACGTATAAGGCTGCCGTCGCCGGTCTCAACCTGGGGGGTGGTAAGGCCGTGATCATCGGGAACCCCAAGACGGATAAATCCGAGGCCCTCTTTCGGGCCTACGGCCGCTTCATCGAGGGGCTGGGCGGCCGCTACATTACGGCCGAGGACGTGGGCACAAGCGTCCAGGACATGGAATACGTGCGCATGGAGACCCGCTACGTCACGGGCATCAGCCGCGCCCTTGGCGGATCCGGGGACCCTTCGCCGGTTACGGCCTTGGGCGTGTACGTGGGCATGAAGGCCTGCGTAAAGGAGGTCTTCGGAACCGATTCCCTGGCGGGTCGCTCCGTGGCCGTGCAAGGACTCGGACATGTGGGGCTGCATTTGTGCCGGCATCTGGCCAAAGAGGGGGCCAAACTGTACGTAACAGACCTCTACGAGGAGCGTATCCAAGAGCTGCTCAAGGAGATCAAAGCCGAGGCTGTGCCGCCAGAGGCCATCTACGACGTGCCGGCGGATATCTTCAGCCCTTGCGCGCTGGGTGGAGTGGTCAACTCGGAGACCATCCCCCGCTTTCGCTTCACCATCATCGCCGGCGCGGCCAATAACCAGCTGGCCGACGAAGACCTGCACGGCCGCATGCTCATGGAACGGCGCATTTTGTACGCGCCCGACTACGTCATCAACGCCGGCGGGCTCATCAATGTGGCCAACGAACTGGAGGGCTACAACCGAGAGCGGGCTTTAGAACAGGCCCGGGGGATCTACGACATCGTCCGCCAGGTTATCGAACTAGCCAAACGAGAGCGCATCGCCACCCACGAGGCAGCCAACCGATTGGCCGAGGAGCGCTTGCGACGGGTGGGCGCAATTAAGCACCTCTACACGGGCCAGGGGGACTTCGGCAGCCGTCCGGGCCCATGGCGGCGCTGCTGCCGTTAG
- a CDS encoding sugar phosphate nucleotidyltransferase — protein sequence MELKGIVLAGGTGSRLYPLTKVTNKHLLPVGRKPMIYYPIEKLREIGIEDILIVTGTEHMGDVVQLLGSGREFGCRFTYKVQDEPGGIAQALGLAEGFVGTSRMVVILGDNIFEASLAPYAERYRMQPSGAKILIKRVPDPSRYGVPELGPDGRILGIEEKPLAPKSSFCVTGIYFYDSRVFDVIRGLKPSARGELEITDVNNAYIRWGELTYDVLEGWWTDAGTFESYYLANELVSGRMNDAELWAYYARQSEGRET from the coding sequence ATGGAGCTTAAGGGTATCGTCCTGGCCGGCGGCACAGGTTCTCGGCTGTATCCCCTGACCAAGGTCACGAACAAGCACCTGCTGCCCGTCGGCCGCAAGCCCATGATCTATTACCCGATCGAGAAGCTTCGGGAGATCGGCATCGAGGACATCCTGATCGTCACCGGAACCGAACACATGGGCGACGTGGTGCAGCTGCTGGGCAGCGGTCGGGAGTTCGGCTGCCGTTTTACGTACAAGGTGCAGGATGAGCCTGGCGGCATCGCGCAAGCGCTCGGGCTGGCCGAGGGCTTTGTGGGAACAAGCCGCATGGTCGTGATCCTAGGCGATAACATCTTCGAGGCCTCCTTAGCGCCCTACGCGGAGCGGTATCGGATGCAGCCCTCGGGGGCCAAGATTTTGATCAAACGGGTGCCGGACCCCAGCCGATACGGGGTGCCGGAACTGGGCCCGGATGGCCGCATACTGGGCATCGAGGAAAAGCCCCTTGCGCCCAAGTCCTCCTTCTGCGTTACGGGCATCTACTTTTACGACTCGCGCGTCTTCGACGTCATCCGGGGCCTTAAGCCCAGCGCCCGCGGAGAGCTAGAGATCACCGACGTCAACAACGCCTATATTCGGTGGGGAGAGCTTACCTACGATGTGCTGGAGGGGTGGTGGACGGACGCGGGCACCTTCGAGTCCTACTACCTGGCCAACGAGCTCGTCTCCGGTCGCATGAACGACGCCGAGCTTTGGGCCTACTACGCACGCCAATCCGAAGGGCGGGAAACGTAA